From Psychrobacillus sp. FSL K6-2836, a single genomic window includes:
- a CDS encoding carbamoyl phosphate synthase small subunit, with translation MKTRYLILEDGTVFKGNAFGSETGTIGEVIFTTAMTGYQESISDPSNCGQILTFTYPMVGNYGINPDDFEAITIGLSGVVIRELAEQPSNFRNTGTLSEFLNAKNVPGIEGIDTRKLTRIIRMHGSLKGRLTNADEEVNVEQVVKELQATEIPKNVVEQVSITRPYPSPGRGKRVVLVDFGMKHGILRELNKRDCDIIVVPYNTSATEILGMFPDGVMLSNGPGDPTDIPEAIEMVKGIIGKVPIFGVCLGHQLISLASGATSFKLKFGHRGGNHPVKDLRTGRTELTSQNHGYAIDADSIAQTDLEITHIALNDGTVEGVRHTKFPVFCVQFHPEGSSGPEDSKHLFDEFIELMNLESKKENSHA, from the coding sequence ATGAAAACAAGATACTTAATATTAGAAGACGGTACGGTATTTAAAGGAAATGCATTTGGAAGTGAAACGGGGACAATTGGGGAAGTAATTTTTACAACTGCAATGACAGGCTATCAGGAATCGATTTCAGATCCTTCTAACTGTGGGCAAATATTAACGTTTACGTATCCAATGGTTGGTAACTATGGTATAAATCCAGATGATTTTGAAGCTATAACAATTGGACTTTCCGGAGTAGTAATAAGAGAGCTTGCTGAACAACCATCGAATTTCAGAAATACTGGTACTTTAAGTGAATTTTTAAATGCGAAAAACGTTCCTGGAATTGAAGGAATTGATACAAGAAAGCTAACTCGTATTATTCGTATGCATGGTTCTTTAAAAGGAAGACTTACAAATGCTGACGAAGAAGTGAACGTGGAGCAAGTAGTAAAAGAACTTCAAGCAACTGAAATCCCTAAAAACGTAGTAGAACAAGTTTCGATAACTAGACCATATCCAAGTCCTGGACGTGGAAAAAGAGTAGTACTAGTGGACTTTGGTATGAAACACGGCATATTAAGAGAACTAAACAAACGTGATTGCGATATTATTGTAGTCCCTTATAACACATCTGCAACTGAAATTTTAGGAATGTTCCCAGATGGTGTTATGTTATCCAATGGACCTGGAGATCCAACTGATATTCCAGAAGCAATCGAAATGGTAAAAGGAATTATCGGGAAAGTACCGATTTTCGGAGTATGTCTAGGACATCAACTTATTTCACTTGCAAGTGGTGCCACATCCTTTAAATTGAAATTTGGACATCGTGGAGGAAATCATCCAGTAAAAGATTTAAGAACTGGAAGAACAGAGTTAACTTCTCAAAACCATGGTTATGCAATTGATGCAGATTCCATCGCACAAACAGATTTAGAAATAACACATATTGCGTTAAATGACGGCACAGTCGAAGGGGTAAGACATACTAAATTCCCAGTATTTTGTGTTCAGTTCCACCCAGAAGGTTCATCAGGACCAGAAGATTCAAAACATTTATTTGACGAGTTTATCGAATTAATGAATCTAGAGAGCAAAAAGGAGAATTCACATGCCTAA
- a CDS encoding aspartate carbamoyltransferase catalytic subunit produces MENLVSMKDLSADQIHQILKQTQAFRDGTTSTLKNKYMVSNLFFEPSTRTKMSFEMAERKLNLEILPFDAGFSSTLKGETLYDTVKVLESIGLDLLVIRHEQNNYFEELVGKVKPAIINGGDGTGNHPTQSLLDIYTIWQEFGTLQDKVITIVGDITHSRVARSNADALTRLGAQVRFVCPPEWQGEFKAFNEFDDVIQDSDVLMMLRVQHERHDGKTTFSKEQYHQLYGLTIERERKMKEHAIIMHPAPFNRGVEIASELVECERSRIFKQMENGVYVRMAVIEMILKGRE; encoded by the coding sequence ATGGAAAATTTAGTATCAATGAAAGACTTATCGGCAGATCAAATACATCAGATATTAAAACAAACACAAGCGTTTCGTGATGGTACCACCTCAACTCTGAAGAATAAATATATGGTATCGAACCTGTTTTTTGAGCCTAGCACTAGAACTAAGATGAGCTTTGAAATGGCTGAAAGAAAATTGAATTTAGAAATCCTTCCTTTTGATGCTGGCTTCTCGAGTACGTTAAAAGGCGAAACACTTTATGACACCGTTAAAGTTCTAGAATCCATTGGGCTGGATTTATTAGTAATTAGGCATGAGCAAAATAATTATTTTGAAGAGCTAGTTGGAAAAGTTAAACCTGCGATTATCAACGGTGGGGACGGTACAGGAAATCATCCAACGCAAAGCCTTTTAGATATTTATACAATTTGGCAGGAGTTTGGTACTTTACAAGATAAGGTAATTACGATTGTAGGAGATATCACTCATAGTCGTGTTGCTAGGTCTAATGCAGACGCACTTACAAGATTAGGCGCACAAGTCCGGTTTGTTTGCCCACCCGAATGGCAAGGTGAGTTCAAAGCGTTTAATGAATTCGATGATGTAATACAAGATAGTGATGTGCTCATGATGCTTCGTGTTCAGCATGAAAGACATGATGGGAAGACGACATTTTCTAAAGAGCAATATCATCAATTGTATGGTCTAACAATAGAGCGAGAGCGAAAAATGAAAGAGCATGCAATTATCATGCACCCTGCCCCTTTCAATAGAGGCGTGGAAATTGCTAGTGAATTAGTAGAATGTGAACGGTCAAGGATTTTTAAGCAAATGGAAAATGGTGTTTATGTTCGCATGGCTGTCATTGAAATGATTTTGAAAGGGAGAGAATAA
- a CDS encoding dihydroorotase: protein MTKIIQNVQIVNNEGELETTAVLVQEGRIAAIGANITSNDAQQIDGKGRLLSAGFIDVHVHLREPGGEQKETIETGTKAAAKGGYTTICAMPNTRPVPDTVENFSHVLGLVEKNALVRVLPYGSITIRQAGKERTDIEALKTLGAFALTDDGVGVQTAGTMLEAMEEAAKFNIPIVAHCEDNSLIYGGVMHKGKRSEELGLKGIPSVSESVHIARDILLAEATGAHYHVCHVSTKESVRVIRDAKKAGIHVTAEVSPHHLLLCEDDIPSNEAAWKMNPPLRAKEDMMALREGLEDGTLDFIATDHAPHTEEEKSYGFEKAPFGIVGLETAFPLLYTHFVKNGDWTLKQLLDYLTIKPAKVFGFEFGKLEVGAPADLVLLDLEKEQNIDKEAFVSKGKNTPFNGWPCTGWPQLTMYNGEIVWQEEQA from the coding sequence ATGACAAAAATTATTCAAAACGTTCAAATAGTTAACAATGAAGGGGAATTAGAAACGACTGCTGTTTTAGTTCAAGAAGGCAGAATTGCTGCAATCGGAGCAAATATAACATCAAATGATGCACAACAAATAGATGGCAAAGGACGTTTGCTTTCTGCAGGTTTCATCGATGTACATGTTCATTTACGTGAACCGGGTGGAGAGCAGAAGGAAACAATTGAAACGGGAACGAAGGCAGCGGCTAAAGGTGGGTATACAACCATTTGTGCTATGCCGAATACAAGACCAGTACCTGACACGGTAGAAAACTTCTCACATGTTTTAGGTTTAGTGGAGAAAAATGCACTTGTTCGTGTCCTTCCTTATGGTTCTATTACAATACGACAAGCGGGTAAAGAAAGAACAGATATCGAAGCATTGAAAACTCTTGGAGCCTTTGCTTTAACAGATGATGGTGTTGGTGTTCAAACCGCAGGAACAATGCTAGAAGCAATGGAGGAGGCAGCAAAATTTAATATTCCAATTGTCGCTCACTGTGAAGATAATTCACTTATTTACGGTGGCGTTATGCATAAAGGAAAACGCAGCGAAGAACTTGGGTTAAAAGGTATTCCCTCTGTTTCTGAATCAGTACATATTGCACGTGATATTTTACTCGCGGAAGCAACAGGAGCTCATTATCACGTATGTCATGTTAGTACAAAAGAATCTGTTCGGGTAATAAGAGATGCTAAAAAAGCGGGTATCCATGTGACAGCAGAAGTAAGTCCGCATCATTTGTTGCTTTGTGAGGATGATATTCCTTCCAATGAAGCAGCTTGGAAGATGAACCCTCCACTAAGAGCTAAAGAAGATATGATGGCACTTCGAGAAGGATTAGAAGATGGAACTTTAGATTTTATAGCGACGGATCATGCTCCACATACAGAAGAAGAGAAGTCATATGGGTTTGAAAAAGCTCCATTCGGAATTGTCGGATTAGAAACAGCATTCCCACTTTTATATACTCACTTTGTAAAAAATGGCGATTGGACTCTTAAGCAACTTTTGGATTACTTAACGATCAAACCAGCGAAGGTATTCGGATTTGAATTCGGAAAGCTTGAAGTAGGGGCACCTGCCGATTTAGTTTTATTAGATTTAGAAAAAGAACAAAATATTGATAAAGAAGCATTTGTATCCAAAGGAAAGAATACACCATTTAATGGATGGCCGTGCACTGGTTGGCCGCAACTTACAATGTATAACGGAGAAATCGTATGGCAGGAGGAACAAGCATGA